Sequence from the Nymphaea colorata isolate Beijing-Zhang1983 chromosome 9, ASM883128v2, whole genome shotgun sequence genome:
GGAAAGAAACATATGCACATGCAGATGTATGTTCTCATCTTGTTACTAAGAAAGAGGTTTAAGTGAGAATGGGTGTAAGCCACAAACTCCACTTGCTAATGCACAGTAGCAGTAGCAGTGGTTGGGCTACAAGGACCTTTGAATTCCGGATGTGGGAAGACCATGGACCAGAGGACCGAGCTAAAGTTACTGACATGGTGGTGCCACGAATTTGAAAAGATAAGTCCCACATATGGCTCAAGGACATGTTTGTCCTGCATTCAAGATGGCCATCAAGGTAACGTCGCTTCCATGTCGATGGGGCATGTAGGAATGGCAGCAAGCCATGTCCATATCAAGTTGCTCAGCTGGCCAGACAGCCTTGGCCAGCCCTCTGTCCCACCTAGCAAGCCTCAAATCATTGGTGCAATTCCCCTATCTTCCTTCATCCTCCAGCAGTTacctcctccttcaccttgtATTTCTATATATATGGGCATAAACTGGGGCAAGGACTGCAAGCCTCGTGTGTTTCAGATTCTCCACAGAAGAAAGCTCCTTTCCTATTATCAGTCACATAGCAGAAGCATGTCTCCACCTTCATACACCTCAAAATTCCCCAAGCACCATGCTCTGGCAAGATGTTTCAGACATGTGAGGGAGATGAAGTCTAGATTCTACATCATCTGGAGATGCACTGTCATCCTTGTTTGTTGGGAGGAGTGATCTCTCTCTCAACAGGAGAGTCAGATCTACAAGCAGGAGAAAGGAGAGTTACTTTCTTGCGTAGTAGGAGAAGCGCCCTCCGGCTGCATATACTTAGATAGCACTTTTGATGAGCAGAGGTGTGGATCACTGCAAGCTGCCATTTGGTTTTGTAAATTGTATATACAGCATAAAACAATTTTCTTAGTGAATAGTTAGCTCACTGACTTGAATATCCTACagatttgtttttcatttttcgatTCCGAGCCTATTAATCTTAAGCATCTAGAGTGTTTGCATTGCAACCTCTTGTTCAAAACACCTTCTGATGAGTTGCGCCTGCCGCTTTCTGCAATCAAAGAACCAAATAATTGACACCAAGCTGAATCGAGCGCCCCACAGAAAAAGATCGAAAGAGccaaaagaatatcaaaattatcTGTTTCTCAAACCCAACGTGGGGTTAGTCCTCCAGTTGAGAGCTGATATGAGTGGTGTCTAACTACCGAAGGCTGAAAGCTTCAAAGTTTAAGAAACTCGTGGCAACAACAGATGGATAAACGTCCCCAAAACACAGACTGGTCACTTCTGAGATGagcttttttttacattaaagcaCCAGCATGAGCATAAACGTGGAAATGTTTTGCATTCTTTTATCAAAATCTGCCAAACAGATAAGAGGAACAATCTCAGATCGGCTGAGATGCAATTTCTCTTGAAAAGCGATTAGCATCTTGAGGTTGGGTCACGAATTAGTGAAAAAGTATTTTCAATGACCGAGTCAATCCGGACCAGTCTACCCACCATGAAAAGCAATGCAGGATCTGCAGCTAAGATTGAATAACGAAAGAAACTTTCTGACGGGAACATAAATATGGTAGCACCACGTTGAAGATGGACCATATTTGAGATTGAACCATAATCCTTCCACGGTTATGGAGCTACGTGGTTTCCAAGACAGGGTTGTGGTCCAAGAACAATGTCCACAAAATGAATAAAACGTCATAGAAAGGGCCCAATCTAAAGCGCACTACAGTTTGGCTCGAGAGGCAAGCATCTTATGCCCACAAACATGGCTCCAACGGAATCAAGATATGTTCAATGATATGAACATGAAGATCCTGGTCATGAAGGCATAAAATTCTGATCAGAGGCGACATGAAACAAGCTAGGTTACGTTTGGAATTGACATAACCTGGCTATCGAAATAGGTCATGAAATTTGGACGACCGTAAATTTAGAAGGTATGTAAACAGGTTCGACCAGTTTCAATTTAGCAATGAACTACTGAATCTATGGCAAAGACATTTGCAAGGACTAGCCAGGAAGAGGTCgtgaaagaaaatagaaagtaTTGCCAACTGCCAAACGGAGGGGAATAATTTTCTTATTCTATTAACAAGATGTTGAGTCACACATTTCATCTCCTGGCTGATTGGTTACTTCCAAAACCAAGTTCTCCTTTACTCGCGTAGCAGTTCCTAAAAGAAGAAGTAAAGCATCATCGTTTATACATTTACTGTTTTTGGTGCTACACCAATTCAGCATGCAAATCAGGTTTCCTCTTTTACAAGTTCCCATGGCTCATCCCATGCTTCCTTTTGGCTGACCATCATCTTCGGTGTCCCTTCCTGGTACGTTCCTTCACAACCATGCTCGTGTTGATCAACTGTTGGAGGATCTAAACTTGCTATTTCAACTCCCAATACGGATTCAACTGGTTCATGAATTTGACTGCCTTCACTTCCTTCTGTGTAAGTACTCTGATTCTTGAAAGGCAAATTCGAAGACAAAGAACAATCCTTGTCATTGGTGAAGTTAGAGACGCTGAAGCATGGGCTGCAGACACCTAAATCGTTATGAAATCTATCCTTTAGTAACTCCACATCCTGACAAATTGCTTCGATTTGTCCCCTTGCAAAAGTggaaaataaccaaaattagTGTCTTGAATCAAATATAGCGCCAATTAATGCTTCCTTGTcattagaaagaaaattaatcCAATTTACACTCAACTGTAATATATCAACAATGCCCCCACGATCTGTCAGAAATTGACGCAGCTGCCAATAACATTAACAGTACAAGGAATATTAATGAAATGCAAGAACTATCCATTTAACCAGTTGGAATGACTGAAAATCTTGTGTTTTGAGTTAAATAGAACACACCTTAGAGTTTTCCTCTGCTTGTTGATGAAGCTTTTTTGAGTCTTCCATCACTTGCTCCATGATCAGTTTCTCTTGAGCAAGAACTTTACTTgcaagttcctttttctttaatttctgtAATTCTGCTTCTGCTTTTGCTGCATTTGCTGCAGCTATTCTTGCTTGAAGATCCAGGTTCAACTGTTAAAATCAATAACAGTTAGTGCAACTAGACGCTACAATACTTAATATTTACCTGTATCCACTTATGCTTTATCtcaacaaaaatttcaaaacggTCAAGAATACCTCTTCTAGAAAAGCAACCTGCCATTACCTACTTTGCCGTTTCATTCTTGACAACCAACTACGTAAATCTAGTCagataaaaacaagaaaggcTACTAAACAAGATATAAATTAACTTTAAATTGTATCAGCAGCTCAGGAATTATAAGATAAACACATTAGTGAACATTGTTTCCATCAATTTAGGGTCTGAAATGGTGAAATCCTCCAAAGTAACATGTTCAGAAATATGTGCATCAACAGAGTCAAACCAAACAAGCTCTGCAGAATGTAAAGGAGCTCCCAAGACCAATCTGCAGATTCAAGTTACCTCATCTATTATGGAAAGATATTTATCTCTTTTGTCAGATATATGTCTCAAGTGAGACCGAATCTCCCGTAGTTCAGTTGCCAAAATAGATTTCTCTCCATGAACTTCTCCAGCATACTGTTAtcaaggaaacaaaaaacattaacATGAAAATCCTTGTGTACTTTTGGCTACTGGATTTCTAAGAATCccaaagaataaaaaacaattagAAATGAGTCAATGACCATATCATTTGCTTCCCGTCCATGTGCTGACAATTTTTTGAGTTCTTCAGCATTATTTAGAATATCAGCCCCAGCATACATTGCCTCCAAGTTTGCAGATTCTGCTTCCTTCTCACGCATGCCTACCTCTTTCATTAAGAGGTCAACCGAATCCATTGCTTCCAGTAAGATGTCCTGCACCATGTGAAGCATGGAACTCATCCAAGAATCCAAATGagaagataatatatatatggcatattaacattagataaaaaaactaaagcaacATAGGATTCCTCGGTATTGAATCATTAGAACTGCAGCTTGCTTTCATCAGTACTCTTGGGCCTTGAATGTGGaggataaaaagagaaacagaataGGTGGCCAGAAAAGGAACCAAGATAGGGACTATCACTCTTAGCACCATCAAGAATACagtttttcatcaaataacTCACGTGTTTCAAGATTAACCATCAGTAAAATGTGAATAAActgtaacaaaaaaatttagacATACACACCCACGCACACATACAACAAAAAACTCTAAAAGAGTAGAAACATCCAGGTAACTGATATGGTCTTTCCAAATTGAGGACCAGCATGTTACCAACATGGTTGCATATTGACCCATACCGGCTGATGCACACAGCccaaaaatttcttgaaaatttcttaATTGACTTCAATTACTTCATAATTATtctttaaatagaaaaaatataaaaaggccAATATGCCCCTATTTACCATGTCAATCAGAAAATAAATATGGGGTTTGAAACCAATACTGGAAACATTGTTGAGGACCATGCAGGCAAGAGAACTCTAGACCACAAACACTTTTTCCATGCAACGTAGCGACAATCAAGTGGCCCTCCCAAACACTTGTCATGAGTTCCCGTTAGAGTTATGTTGAAGCTGGATTTACAGGATTTTTCTAATTATGTGAACAGTAAACCATGCTACATGGTAACCATGTAGACTTCAAGCTCAGCCGGTCAAAAGAATTCTGATTTATGCCCACTAGGACTAGCAATCCATTTTGAAACGGTTCCAATTATAATATCAAAAAGTAAGAGATTGCTGGgtaattgaaaaaacaaaaaaaaaaacaaaacgagCACATGGATCCTCTAACTCACATGGACTTGCGAAACAGGAGGCAAAGCCATGGCCAACTCAAGTGCAGATGTATTGTCAGCTTTCAACGTTATACTCTAATTTAGTTGTATATATATCATTTACACATGTAGATGTGTGTACATGTGGGAGGTGTGCATGTGAGCAAGTGAgctatgtatacacacacaca
This genomic interval carries:
- the LOC116261560 gene encoding uncharacterized protein LOC116261560 — translated: MSLLKTHQTLQELFPQVDDRLLKAAAFEHGHEIEFAIEFVVEEVLPRMSLGIEHTSGLNGSCFATGDEFASSAENKETHFTVESHEDFPTVTHENATRLCNFNVNSEDASAIPVYRLESHEDFPSLATASRFPDSSSDIVEDSSTAPGLVSTECCACSDQAENSPNLVQDRISKTMGLSDFYELKNLFERKANASNIDNSELWKQESDDGHESLVFEEKMTMGTAEDSRSISYDGQTSQTTIDIVEDLINEASKNKDILLEAMDSVDLLMKEVGMREKEAESANLEAMYAGADILNNAEELKKLSAHGREANDMYAGEVHGEKSILATELREIRSHLRHISDKRDKYLSIIDELNLDLQARIAAANAAKAEAELQKLKKKELASKVLAQEKLIMEQVMEDSKKLHQQAEENSKLRQFLTDRGGIVDILQGQIEAICQDVELLKDRFHNDLGVCSPCFSVSNFTNDKDCSLSSNLPFKNQSTYTEGSEGSQIHEPVESVLGVEIASLDPPTVDQHEHGCEGTYQEGTPKMMVSQKEAWDEPWELVKEET